AACTGGCAATGCCAAGATCCTGTGCAAGGCCGGGGAGCGCCACCAGCGGAGTGGGTTTGTACCCTTCAAAAGTGCTAAAAAAATTGCGCGCAGTCTCTGCCTGCTCGCGAGACAAAAAGTCGAGATCGGCTTTCTGCCCTGCCTGCCGGGCTGTTGTGTTTTCGATAAATCGTGTCTTGCTCATTTTTTCAACCTACAGATCTGCAATGACCTCAATCTCAACCAGGGCATCCTTAGGCAGTGCTGCAACCTGAACGCAGCTTCTGGCCGGGAAATCGCCCGCAAAGAACTCCGCATACACAGCATTCATTGCTGCGAAGTCTTTCAGATCCTTCATGAAAACGCCGGTACGAACGACCTTTTCGAGGGAGCTTCCAGCTTCTTCCAAAATGGCCTTCACGTTAGTCAGACTCTGACGAGCCTGAGCTTCAATGCCTTCAACCAGCTCACCGGTTTTGGGGTCAACAGGAAGCTGACCAGAGATGAACAATGTGCTGTCCTTGATAACAGCCTGGGAATATGGACCAATTGCAGCCGGAGCAGCATCAGTATGAACGATCTTTTTCATAACAACCTCCTGAGGTTCTGTATTTTCTGAACCCACTACAGCAAGGAGGATGCCAAACACGAGAAAAACAACAAAGATCACAATTTTTCAATGACTTAGAGATGAAACTCTTGTCATTGACAGTCGAATTGATATATGAAACCTTCTCAAAATGAAAAATTTTTATCGCTTTGAGAAAAAGCTCAAATCCTAGAAAAATGCCTGTCTGGCGGGGAAGAACTGCACACTACCAAAAATAAATCCGTCGGACAGCAGACATTTCATTCGAGAGACCTTCTCAAAATGAGAAACAGGAGCACAGGATGTTACGGAGTATTGCGGCATCGCTGAATCGGAT
The window above is part of the Desulfobaculum bizertense DSM 18034 genome. Proteins encoded here:
- a CDS encoding RidA family protein, with product MKKIVHTDAAPAAIGPYSQAVIKDSTLFISGQLPVDPKTGELVEGIEAQARQSLTNVKAILEEAGSSLEKVVRTGVFMKDLKDFAAMNAVYAEFFAGDFPARSCVQVAALPKDALVEIEVIADL